In a single window of the Streptomyces cinnabarinus genome:
- the mmsB gene encoding multiple monosaccharide ABC transporter permease, translating to MSTDVTAKSPAPAPPGKSGGAAGDGLLQLVLDGMRRNMRQYGMLIALGLIVVLFAVWTDGDLLLPRNVSNLVLQNSYILILAIGMMLVIIAGHIDLSVGSLTAFIGSMAAVFMVKNDLPWPVAVILCLAMGAVAGAAQGFFIAYGGIPSFIVTLAGMLIFRGLTEIFLEGQTLGPFPEGLQKVSNGFMPEVGPDTNYHNLTLLLGLGLIAFVVFQEFRDRRRQQEFSLDVPPLNLFLLKLVALGAAILTLTMLLASYKGAPYVLLVLGVLLVGFGYVMRNAIIGRHIYAIGGNLPAAKLSGVKDKKVTFLVFLNMGMLAALAGLVFAARFNAASPKAGLNFELEAIAASFIGGASMSGGVGTVLGAIIGGLVLGVLNNGMNLVGIGTDWQQVIKGLVLLAAVGFDVWNKRKVGS from the coding sequence ATGAGCACTGATGTGACCGCCAAGAGCCCGGCCCCCGCGCCGCCGGGCAAGAGCGGAGGGGCCGCGGGCGACGGCCTGCTCCAGCTGGTGCTGGACGGCATGCGCCGCAACATGCGGCAGTACGGCATGCTGATCGCGCTCGGCCTGATCGTGGTGCTGTTCGCGGTGTGGACCGACGGCGACCTGCTGCTGCCGCGCAACGTCTCCAACCTGGTGCTCCAGAACAGCTACATCCTGATCCTCGCGATCGGCATGATGCTCGTCATCATCGCGGGCCATATCGACCTCTCGGTCGGCTCGTTGACAGCGTTCATCGGGTCCATGGCCGCGGTCTTCATGGTCAAGAACGATCTTCCCTGGCCGGTCGCGGTCATCCTCTGCCTCGCCATGGGCGCGGTCGCCGGCGCGGCACAAGGGTTCTTCATCGCCTACGGCGGCATACCCTCCTTCATCGTCACCCTCGCGGGCATGCTGATCTTCCGCGGTCTGACCGAGATCTTCCTGGAGGGCCAGACCCTCGGCCCGTTCCCGGAGGGCCTGCAGAAGGTCTCCAACGGCTTCATGCCCGAAGTCGGCCCGGACACCAACTACCACAACCTCACCCTGCTGCTGGGGCTCGGACTGATCGCGTTCGTGGTCTTCCAGGAGTTCCGCGACCGGCGCCGCCAGCAGGAGTTCTCCCTCGACGTCCCGCCGCTCAACCTCTTCCTGCTCAAGCTGGTCGCGCTCGGCGCCGCCATCCTCACCCTGACGATGCTGCTCGCCAGCTACAAGGGCGCCCCGTACGTCCTGCTGGTCCTCGGGGTGCTGCTGGTCGGCTTCGGCTACGTCATGCGCAACGCGATCATCGGCCGCCACATCTACGCCATCGGCGGCAACCTCCCGGCGGCCAAGCTGTCGGGTGTGAAGGACAAGAAGGTCACCTTCCTGGTCTTCCTGAACATGGGCATGCTCGCGGCCCTGGCGGGTCTGGTCTTCGCCGCCCGCTTCAACGCGGCCTCGCCCAAGGCCGGCCTCAACTTCGAGCTGGAGGCCATCGCCGCCTCGTTCATCGGCGGCGCGTCGATGAGCGGTGGTGTCGGCACGGTGCTCGGCGCGATCATCGGCGGCCTCGTCCTGGGCGTGCTGAACAACGGCATGAACCTCGTCGGCATCGGCACCGACTGGCAGCAGGTCATCAAGGGCCTGGTCCTGCTGGCGGCGGTCGGCTTCGACGTGTGGAACAAGCGCAAGGTCGGTTCGTAA
- a CDS encoding aldose epimerase family protein: MELNRRTLIAGAAAAGVTAAMSGTAHATGGHRPVKSLFGKLADGTKIYSWSLENGGTRLKVLSYGGIVQSLEIPDRRGRYTNVSLGFDTIEDYVSSSPYFGALIGRYGNRIGKGRFTLDGKAYQLSVNDGANSLHGGSKGFDKVVWDIEPFTKGSDVGLYLYYTSVDGEMGYPGTLRTKVTYTLTRSGDWRVDYEATTDKATVVNLTSHVYWNLAGESSGTIYDHELSIAASRYTPVDSGLIPTGELAKVVGTPFDFRRTKTVGEDIRVAHQQLLYGKGIDHNWVLDKGITSRPEWAATLRDPSSGRTLKIATTEPGLQFYSGNFLDGTLVGTGGSIYRQGDALCLETQHFPDSPNQPSFPSTTLRPGQTYRTTTVHSFSA; the protein is encoded by the coding sequence ATGGAACTGAACAGACGCACGCTCATCGCCGGGGCGGCAGCCGCCGGTGTCACCGCCGCCATGAGCGGCACCGCACATGCCACAGGGGGCCACAGGCCGGTGAAGTCGCTCTTCGGCAAGCTCGCCGACGGCACCAAGATCTACAGCTGGTCGCTGGAGAACGGCGGCACCCGGCTGAAGGTCCTCTCCTACGGCGGAATCGTCCAGTCCCTGGAGATCCCCGACCGGCGCGGCCGCTACACGAACGTCTCGCTGGGCTTCGACACCATCGAGGACTACGTCTCCTCCAGCCCCTACTTCGGCGCCCTGATCGGCCGGTACGGCAACCGCATCGGCAAGGGTCGGTTCACGCTCGACGGCAAGGCCTACCAGCTCTCCGTCAACGACGGCGCGAACAGCCTGCACGGCGGGTCCAAGGGCTTCGACAAGGTCGTCTGGGACATCGAGCCGTTCACCAAGGGCTCCGACGTCGGCCTGTACCTCTACTACACCTCCGTCGACGGCGAGATGGGCTACCCCGGCACGCTGCGCACGAAGGTCACGTACACCCTGACCCGCTCCGGCGACTGGCGCGTGGACTACGAGGCCACCACCGACAAGGCCACCGTCGTCAACCTCACCAGCCACGTCTACTGGAACCTGGCCGGCGAGTCCAGCGGCACGATCTACGACCACGAGCTGTCCATAGCCGCCTCCCGCTACACACCGGTCGACTCGGGGCTGATCCCCACGGGCGAACTGGCCAAGGTCGTCGGCACGCCCTTCGACTTCCGCCGCACCAAGACCGTCGGCGAGGACATCCGCGTCGCCCACCAGCAACTGCTCTACGGCAAGGGCATCGACCACAACTGGGTCCTGGACAAGGGGATCACGTCCCGTCCTGAGTGGGCGGCGACCCTGCGCGACCCCTCCTCCGGCCGCACCCTGAAGATCGCCACGACCGAGCCGGGCCTGCAGTTCTACTCGGGTAACTTCCTCGACGGAACCCTGGTCGGCACCGGCGGTTCGATCTACCGCCAGGGCGACGCGCTCTGCCTGGAGACGCAGCACTTCCCGGACTCGCCGAACCAGCCGTCGTTCCCGTCCACAACGCTGCGACCTGGGCAGACGTACCGGACGACGACGGTGCACTCGTTCAGCGCGTGA
- a CDS encoding pyridoxal phosphate-dependent aminotransferase, with the protein MAENVTSLFRSTAAHSPSMAALTREGGDGVGPIDFCIPCNPYFPTPAMFDDMAGRLRDIITYYPSSADTITAELCNLLQLPPQAVAMGNGSTELITWIDHLLVRESLAIPVPTFGRWTDQPMETGKRVDMFPLQESSGFALDLAQYAEFIRARGTRAAVICNPNNPDGGFLHRHAIVQFMDAMADLDLVVIDESFLEFADAEAEPSVVQEAMLRPNVIVLRSLGKNFGLHGIRFGYLVANPSLAGRVRSMLPKWNLNAFAEHVVFMLKNHGAEYMESLHQVRRDRLDMAQQLAALPGLTVYPSQGNFLFVRLPVGAEGTVVRDRLLTEHRILVRECGNKIGSSSRFLRLVVRPQVDVRRLVSGLEQVLYGTRRGAAAVPELATGTSYSSGTAAVDRLVGSTNGAGVPMAMPVAAPMPAAAVAAPAPAPAPMPAPAPIPAPMPMPMPAPVPAAAFGPTPPGVPARGGLTAAQVRGTTGPGLAPAPATGWPNAGAWPNAAGMG; encoded by the coding sequence TTGGCTGAGAACGTCACCTCGCTGTTCCGCAGCACGGCGGCGCACAGCCCTTCGATGGCCGCGCTGACCCGCGAAGGCGGTGACGGGGTAGGGCCGATCGACTTCTGCATCCCCTGCAACCCGTACTTCCCCACGCCCGCCATGTTCGACGACATGGCGGGCCGGTTGCGCGACATCATCACGTACTACCCCAGCAGCGCCGACACCATCACGGCCGAGCTGTGCAACCTCCTCCAACTCCCCCCGCAGGCCGTCGCGATGGGCAACGGCTCGACCGAGCTGATCACCTGGATCGACCACCTGCTGGTCCGTGAATCCCTCGCCATCCCCGTCCCCACCTTCGGCCGCTGGACCGACCAGCCCATGGAGACCGGCAAGCGGGTCGACATGTTCCCGCTCCAGGAGTCCAGCGGCTTCGCCCTCGACCTCGCGCAGTACGCCGAGTTCATCCGGGCCCGCGGCACCCGTGCCGCCGTGATCTGCAACCCCAACAACCCCGACGGCGGGTTCCTGCACCGGCACGCCATCGTGCAGTTCATGGACGCCATGGCCGATCTCGACCTGGTCGTCATCGACGAGTCGTTCCTGGAGTTCGCCGACGCGGAGGCGGAGCCGTCGGTGGTGCAGGAGGCGATGCTGCGGCCCAACGTCATCGTGCTGCGCAGCCTTGGCAAGAACTTCGGCCTGCACGGCATACGGTTCGGCTATCTCGTCGCCAACCCCTCGCTCGCGGGGCGCGTCCGCTCGATGCTCCCCAAGTGGAACCTCAACGCCTTCGCCGAGCATGTGGTGTTCATGCTCAAGAACCATGGGGCGGAGTACATGGAGAGCCTGCATCAGGTACGCCGGGACCGGCTCGACATGGCCCAGCAGCTTGCCGCGCTGCCCGGGCTCACGGTGTATCCGTCCCAGGGCAACTTCCTCTTCGTGCGCCTGCCCGTGGGCGCCGAGGGCACTGTGGTCCGTGACCGGCTGCTCACCGAGCATCGGATCCTGGTGCGTGAATGCGGCAACAAGATCGGTTCGTCCAGCCGCTTCCTGAGGCTCGTAGTGCGCCCCCAGGTCGACGTGCGTCGCCTGGTGTCCGGCCTGGAACAGGTGCTCTACGGGACCAGGAGGGGAGCGGCCGCCGTGCCCGAGCTGGCTACAGGGACCAGCTACAGCTCGGGTACGGCGGCCGTGGATCGGCTGGTCGGGTCGACCAATGGGGCGGGCGTTCCCATGGCGATGCCTGTTGCCGCGCCTATGCCCGCGGCGGCTGTAGCGGCTCCCGCTCCGGCGCCTGCGCCCATGCCTGCTCCGGCACCCATACCCGCGCCCATGCCCATGCCCATGCCCGCGCCCGTGCCCGCGGCGGCGTTCGGGCCTACGCCGCCCGGTGTTCCGGCCCGAGGGGGGCTTACGGCGGCGCAGGTCCGGGGGACGACGGGGCCGGGGTTGGCACCGGCGCCGGCCACGGGGTGGCCCAACGCGGGGGCTTGGCCCAACGCGGCCGGCATGGGGTGA
- a CDS encoding family 43 glycosylhydrolase produces MARRLLTLLAALAFLLALGQTPASAASFSNPVKSVKGADPWISYHNGNYYLVTTSWTDRITLRKAPTLAGLATAPSVQVWQGDAASRCCNIWAPELHYLNGRWYLYYVAGQSVSDYIPTQRTHVLESAGSDPMGPYTYRSQLNSSWMLDPTVGTINGRLYLFGSASGGTQNLVAARMSNPYTLATGFSTISTPTYDWERSGGTVNEGPEILQRNGQTYLIYSASGCWTPDYKLGQLKLTGSDPLASSSWTKKSTPVFQRNDSAGVYGPGHNGFFTSPDGTESWIVYHANDSASEGCDNGRTTRAQKFTWNSDGSPNLGTPVALGGSLAGPSGEPSATSTTYTVTNRSSGKCLDVAGSSTADGANVQQWTCNGGNNQKWRLEDLGDDTHRLVNVATGKVLDTADCSSADGADLRQWSWLNNTCQRFRFITTTDSYVRIVNQATGKVADVTNCGTADGTDVRQWSWLNNTCQQWRLNPA; encoded by the coding sequence ATGGCCCGTCGCCTACTGACCCTGCTGGCCGCGCTGGCCTTCCTGCTCGCCCTGGGGCAGACCCCCGCCAGTGCCGCCTCGTTCAGCAACCCCGTGAAGTCGGTCAAGGGCGCCGACCCCTGGATCTCGTACCACAACGGCAACTACTACCTGGTGACGACCAGTTGGACCGACCGCATCACCCTCCGCAAGGCCCCCACGCTCGCCGGTCTCGCCACCGCGCCCAGCGTGCAGGTCTGGCAGGGCGACGCGGCCTCCCGCTGCTGCAACATCTGGGCGCCGGAGCTGCACTACCTCAACGGCCGCTGGTATCTGTACTACGTCGCCGGGCAGAGCGTCTCCGACTACATCCCGACCCAGCGCACCCATGTCCTGGAGAGCGCGGGCTCCGACCCGATGGGCCCGTACACCTACCGCAGCCAGCTCAACTCGTCCTGGATGCTGGACCCGACGGTCGGCACGATCAACGGCCGGCTCTACCTGTTCGGCAGCGCCAGCGGCGGCACCCAGAACCTGGTCGCGGCCCGGATGTCCAACCCGTACACCCTGGCCACGGGCTTCTCCACCATCTCGACACCGACGTACGACTGGGAACGCTCGGGCGGCACGGTCAACGAGGGACCGGAGATCCTCCAACGGAACGGCCAGACCTACCTGATCTACTCGGCGAGCGGCTGCTGGACCCCCGACTACAAACTCGGCCAGCTCAAACTCACCGGCTCGGACCCTCTGGCGTCCTCGTCCTGGACGAAGAAGTCCACCCCCGTCTTCCAGCGCAACGACTCCGCGGGCGTCTACGGCCCCGGCCACAACGGCTTCTTCACCTCACCCGACGGCACGGAGAGCTGGATCGTCTACCACGCCAACGACTCCGCCTCCGAGGGCTGCGACAACGGCCGCACGACCAGGGCCCAGAAGTTCACCTGGAACTCGGACGGCTCCCCGAACCTGGGCACTCCGGTGGCCCTGGGCGGCAGCCTGGCGGGCCCGTCCGGCGAACCGTCCGCGACCTCCACGACATACACCGTCACGAACCGCAGCAGCGGCAAGTGCCTCGATGTGGCCGGCAGTTCGACGGCGGACGGTGCCAATGTCCAGCAGTGGACCTGCAACGGCGGCAACAACCAGAAGTGGCGCCTTGAGGACCTGGGCGACGACACCCACCGCTTGGTGAACGTGGCCACCGGCAAGGTCCTGGACACCGCCGACTGCTCATCGGCCGACGGCGCGGACCTGCGCCAGTGGTCCTGGCTCAACAACACCTGCCAGCGCTTCCGCTTCATCACCACGACCGACAGCTACGTCCGCATCGTCAACCAGGCGACGGGCAAGGTGGCGGACGTGACGAACTGCGGCACGGCGGACGGAACGGACGTGCGCCAGTGGAGCTGGCTGAACAACACCTGCCAACAGTGGCGCCTGAACCCGGCGTAG
- a CDS encoding arabinan endo-1,5-alpha-L-arabinosidase: MSRTRTALLTLPAALLLALIPSSASAYPNPGTVTGSTVVHDPTMIRTPSGQYLLYATGGGMASKTSGNRIAFSAGADAFSSRPGWWSTYSSVPEAWAPDISYQGGKYLMYYSVSKFGSNTSAIGLAGSSTGLPGSWTDYGTVYTSSSSSDYNAIDPNLFVDSDGKWWLSFGSWWTGIKMIQINPSTGKQLSSNTTRYSLASRPTGTKAVEAPYIVKRNGYYYLFASYDTCCAGTSSTYKVKVGRATSVTGPYYDKNGVSMMNNGGTPVLESHGRYIGPGGQSIMNDVDGDLIVYHYYDGQDNGTPKLGINLLNWSSGWPVAY; the protein is encoded by the coding sequence GTGAGCCGCACCAGAACCGCTCTCCTCACCCTCCCCGCAGCCCTCCTGCTGGCCCTGATCCCGTCCAGCGCGTCGGCCTACCCCAACCCCGGCACCGTCACCGGCTCCACCGTCGTCCACGACCCGACGATGATCCGCACCCCCTCCGGCCAGTACCTGCTCTACGCCACCGGCGGCGGCATGGCCAGCAAGACCTCCGGCAACCGCATCGCCTTCAGTGCGGGCGCCGACGCCTTCTCGTCCCGCCCGGGCTGGTGGTCGACGTACTCCTCCGTACCCGAGGCGTGGGCGCCGGACATCTCGTACCAGGGCGGCAAGTACCTGATGTACTACTCCGTCTCGAAGTTCGGCTCCAACACCTCGGCCATCGGGCTCGCGGGTTCGAGCACGGGCCTCCCCGGCAGCTGGACGGACTACGGGACCGTCTACACCTCCAGCTCGTCCAGCGACTACAACGCCATCGACCCGAACCTCTTCGTCGACAGCGACGGCAAGTGGTGGCTGTCCTTCGGCAGTTGGTGGACCGGGATCAAGATGATCCAGATCAACCCGTCCACCGGTAAGCAGCTCTCCTCCAACACCACCCGCTACTCCCTCGCCTCCCGCCCGACCGGCACCAAGGCGGTGGAGGCGCCCTACATCGTCAAGCGCAACGGCTACTACTACCTCTTCGCCTCGTACGACACCTGCTGTGCTGGCACCAGCTCGACGTACAAGGTCAAGGTCGGCCGCGCCACCAGCGTCACCGGGCCGTACTACGACAAGAACGGCGTCTCGATGATGAACAACGGCGGGACGCCCGTACTGGAGTCGCACGGCCGCTACATCGGCCCCGGCGGGCAGTCGATCATGAACGACGTCGACGGCGACCTGATCGTCTACCACTACTACGACGGCCAGGACAACGGCACGCCCAAGCTCGGTATCAACCTCCTGAACTGGAGCAGCGGATGGCCCGTCGCCTACTGA
- a CDS encoding intradiol ring-cleavage dioxygenase: protein MTDTSIGRRTVLIATGATAATLAVTAGAAPESPAASPAHAEPVAAAAVCTLTKEMTEGPYYLDGQLVRSDIAEDKTGIPLKLALTVVDDDTCVPISNALVELWHADALGEYSGFVGNNGHDEPDNGTFLRGGALTDSSGVANVTSVYPGWYRGRCIHIHVKVHTNVTLTSDGSFTGGQELHTGQLFFAESITTRVAALPPYSTNTVPRTTLAQDSIYDEGGAASGLLTLTALGSSPSAGYAGRLTLGVERS, encoded by the coding sequence ATGACAGACACTTCGATCGGACGGCGTACCGTCCTCATCGCCACGGGTGCCACCGCCGCCACGCTCGCCGTGACCGCGGGCGCCGCGCCCGAGTCCCCCGCCGCCTCCCCCGCGCACGCCGAGCCGGTCGCCGCGGCGGCCGTGTGCACGCTCACGAAGGAGATGACCGAAGGCCCCTACTACCTCGACGGACAGCTCGTCCGCTCCGACATCGCCGAGGACAAGACCGGCATCCCGCTGAAGCTCGCGCTCACCGTCGTCGACGACGACACCTGCGTGCCGATCAGCAACGCCCTGGTGGAGCTGTGGCACGCCGACGCGCTCGGCGAGTACTCCGGATTCGTCGGCAACAACGGCCACGACGAGCCCGACAACGGCACCTTCCTGCGCGGCGGGGCACTGACCGACTCCAGCGGCGTCGCCAACGTCACCTCGGTCTACCCCGGCTGGTACCGCGGGCGCTGCATCCACATCCACGTCAAGGTGCACACGAACGTCACGCTCACCTCGGACGGCTCGTTCACCGGCGGCCAGGAACTCCACACCGGCCAGCTCTTCTTCGCCGAGTCGATCACCACCCGGGTCGCCGCGCTCCCGCCGTACTCGACGAACACGGTCCCGCGCACGACCCTCGCCCAGGACTCCATCTACGACGAGGGCGGCGCCGCGTCCGGCCTCCTGACCCTGACGGCGCTGGGCAGTTCCCCCTCCGCCGGATACGCCGGCCGCCTCACCCTCGGCGTCGAGCGGAGCTGA
- a CDS encoding DUF4360 domain-containing protein: protein MARGLLLSGAALAALLATAMPAEADPFDDPPPDKIIIKVATVNGSGCPQGTTAVAVSEDNTAFTVTYSEYLAQVGGNSDPTAFRKNCQLNLVVHVPQGFTYAIASADYRGFASLQSGASAMQRASYYFQGSPQTAYRNHPFSGPLNDNWQATDSTDWAQLVWAPCGVQRNFNINTELRVNAGSSSPDKVSFMTMDSTDGDISTIYHIAWKECPAKS from the coding sequence ATGGCGCGTGGACTTCTGCTGAGCGGCGCCGCGCTCGCCGCTCTGCTTGCCACCGCAATGCCCGCGGAGGCGGACCCGTTCGACGACCCGCCCCCGGACAAGATCATCATCAAGGTCGCCACGGTGAACGGCTCCGGCTGCCCCCAGGGCACGACCGCCGTCGCCGTGTCCGAGGACAACACCGCCTTCACCGTGACCTACAGCGAATACCTCGCCCAGGTCGGCGGCAACTCCGACCCGACCGCCTTCCGCAAGAACTGCCAGCTCAACCTGGTCGTGCACGTCCCGCAGGGCTTCACGTACGCCATCGCCAGCGCGGACTACAGAGGGTTCGCCTCGCTCCAGTCCGGCGCCAGCGCCATGCAGAGAGCCTCGTACTACTTCCAGGGCTCACCGCAGACGGCGTACCGCAACCACCCCTTCAGTGGCCCCCTCAACGACAACTGGCAGGCCACCGACAGCACCGACTGGGCCCAACTCGTCTGGGCGCCCTGCGGAGTTCAGCGCAACTTCAACATCAACACCGAGCTTCGGGTCAACGCCGGCTCCTCCTCGCCGGACAAGGTCAGCTTCATGACGATGGACTCGACCGACGGTGACATCAGCACGATCTACCACATCGCGTGGAAGGAGTGCCCGGCGAAGTCCTAG
- a CDS encoding effector-associated constant component EACC1 → MDVCLRLPDDSDGGEVKQLYDWLLAERAVDLDAEISLRGDPPSESLLGDDFDVMGDVLDIVQLVVESSFQLASLGFIILEFRRARRPRSHVVVERGGRRATLRPDASPDEVEEFLRELDAMNEPPDDEPPGGGTP, encoded by the coding sequence ATGGACGTCTGTCTCAGACTGCCCGACGATTCCGACGGTGGCGAAGTCAAGCAGCTGTACGACTGGTTGCTTGCGGAGCGTGCGGTCGACCTCGATGCGGAGATCTCCCTCCGCGGTGACCCCCCGAGCGAGTCCCTCCTCGGTGACGACTTCGATGTCATGGGTGATGTCCTCGACATCGTGCAGCTCGTCGTCGAGTCGAGCTTCCAGCTCGCCTCGCTCGGGTTCATCATCCTTGAGTTCCGGCGGGCCCGGCGGCCCCGGTCGCATGTCGTCGTCGAGCGGGGCGGGCGTCGGGCCACCCTGCGGCCCGACGCGAGCCCCGATGAGGTCGAGGAGTTTCTGCGCGAGCTCGATGCCATGAACGAACCGCCGGACGACGAACCACCCGGAGGCGGCACGCCGTGA
- a CDS encoding caspase, EACC1-associated type → MSEALPDPGASAAVLIGVAAYRSMPKLPTVARNLTRVKEALTDRAVWGLPPDRCVVVLDPKSSDELIDPVVQAARSARDTLIVYYAGHGFVDPLGALRLTMIGSMEELPHKAVLYSELREALRRHNRARRRVIILDCCYSGRALGDMDAQTRTPLRTVADVEGMAGSYLLTSAASNVRALAPRGEECTAFTGEFVRVLREGIPGRDGQRTPPFLTLDAIYREVRGSLHHHGRPTPRQQDNNQVGRLPFVRNLAHPLPPDRFLPPAPRPPWQRRTAFALAALAPVAVLAADSGILPSDVCSPRASLIGFSDRLDKVTFQGRRLAGLSSLAVTAENPTGATALSLADNSSPALFRLALGAPGKPPEPEITGLTGLVRSDGRPYGEQGFDGEAIAVEEGGRTVLVASEYRPSIGRYSLATGKLLDELPVPEAFRADIPAGDAQRGAIFESLALSPDGKRLYVGLEDPLGRDGTWRGGNRIRVLRYTGEPGGAYRVDGQIAYETDSGLRLAELAPVGDGRFLALERGYTEGQGNSIRVYEVSLTGLPDVSEVRSLEKTTASAFVVKRELVDLGDCPPSGARAEQPQVNPLLDNAEGMALGRPLAEEPHRGRRVLYLVTDDNDNPEQITRLYTLAVDVS, encoded by the coding sequence GTGAGCGAGGCGCTGCCGGATCCCGGCGCCTCCGCCGCCGTACTGATCGGTGTCGCCGCGTACAGGAGCATGCCGAAGCTGCCCACGGTGGCGCGCAATCTCACCCGGGTGAAGGAGGCGCTCACCGACCGGGCGGTCTGGGGACTGCCGCCGGACAGGTGTGTGGTCGTACTCGACCCGAAGTCCTCCGACGAACTGATCGACCCGGTCGTCCAGGCGGCCAGGTCCGCTCGGGACACCCTCATCGTCTACTACGCGGGGCACGGCTTCGTCGATCCGCTCGGCGCCCTGCGGCTCACCATGATCGGGTCGATGGAGGAACTCCCGCACAAGGCCGTGCTGTACAGCGAGTTGCGCGAGGCCTTACGTCGGCACAACCGCGCCCGGCGCCGGGTCATCATCCTGGACTGCTGCTACAGCGGACGCGCCCTCGGCGACATGGACGCCCAGACGCGTACCCCGCTGCGAACCGTCGCGGACGTCGAGGGCATGGCGGGGAGTTATCTGCTGACCTCCGCCGCCTCCAATGTGCGGGCGCTGGCACCCCGGGGTGAGGAGTGCACCGCGTTCACCGGTGAGTTCGTGCGGGTGCTGCGGGAGGGGATACCGGGGCGGGACGGGCAGCGGACGCCGCCCTTCCTGACCCTGGACGCCATCTACCGCGAGGTCCGCGGCTCCCTGCACCACCACGGCAGACCCACCCCCCGCCAGCAGGACAACAACCAGGTCGGCCGGCTCCCCTTCGTCCGCAACCTCGCCCACCCGCTCCCGCCCGACCGGTTCCTGCCCCCCGCACCCCGGCCGCCATGGCAACGCCGTACCGCCTTCGCGCTCGCCGCGCTCGCTCCGGTCGCCGTGCTCGCCGCCGACAGCGGCATCCTCCCCTCCGACGTCTGCTCGCCGCGCGCCTCCCTGATCGGCTTCTCCGACCGGCTGGACAAGGTCACCTTCCAGGGCCGCCGCCTCGCCGGGCTCTCCTCGCTCGCCGTCACCGCCGAGAACCCCACCGGCGCCACCGCCCTCTCGCTGGCCGACAACTCCTCACCGGCACTCTTCCGGCTGGCCCTGGGCGCGCCGGGGAAGCCTCCCGAGCCCGAGATCACCGGGCTGACGGGGCTCGTGCGCAGCGACGGACGGCCGTACGGCGAGCAGGGCTTCGACGGGGAGGCCATCGCCGTGGAGGAGGGCGGCCGGACCGTCCTCGTGGCCTCCGAGTACCGGCCCTCCATCGGCCGCTACAGCCTGGCCACCGGGAAGTTGCTGGACGAACTGCCGGTCCCGGAAGCCTTCCGCGCCGACATACCCGCCGGGGACGCCCAGCGCGGCGCGATCTTCGAGTCCCTCGCCCTCTCCCCCGACGGCAAGCGGCTCTACGTCGGCCTGGAGGACCCCCTCGGCCGTGACGGGACCTGGCGCGGCGGCAACCGCATCCGCGTCCTGCGCTACACCGGCGAGCCCGGCGGCGCCTACCGCGTGGACGGCCAGATCGCCTACGAGACCGACTCCGGACTGCGTCTCGCCGAACTGGCCCCGGTCGGCGACGGCCGCTTCCTGGCGCTGGAGCGCGGCTACACCGAGGGCCAGGGCAACAGCATCCGCGTCTACGAGGTGTCGCTGACCGGGCTGCCGGACGTCAGCGAGGTGCGGTCGCTGGAAAAGACGACCGCCTCCGCGTTCGTCGTCAAGCGGGAGCTGGTTGACCTCGGTGACTGTCCGCCCTCCGGCGCCCGCGCCGAGCAGCCCCAGGTCAATCCGCTGCTGGACAACGCCGAGGGGATGGCGCTGGGCCGCCCGCTGGCCGAAGAGCCGCACCGGGGGCGGCGGGTGCTGTACCTGGTCACCGACGACAACGACAACCCCGAGCAGATCACCCGCCTTTACACGCTGGCGGTCGACGTCTCCTGA